The following proteins are co-located in the Oncorhynchus clarkii lewisi isolate Uvic-CL-2024 chromosome 30, UVic_Ocla_1.0, whole genome shotgun sequence genome:
- the LOC139389801 gene encoding probable glutathione peroxidase 8, producing MEALEVLGGYPTKPLNPRARMVRVLLSMTVCMGCLLMLHSFIKISKSRKPQDFYSFEVKDAKGRSVSLERYRGKASLVVNVASHSEHTEMNYRSLQELHRELGTSHFNVLAFPCGQFGETEMGASRDIEAYAKNNYGVTFTIFSKVKIMGSEAEPAFKFITDSVKKVPKWNFWKFLVNPEGQVVRFWKAEEPVDSVRQEAITMVRQIILKKRTEL from the exons ATGGAGGCGCTGGAGGTTTTGGGGGGCTACCCGACCAAGCCCTTAAACCCGAGAGCCCGAATGGTCAGGGTTCTACTGAGTATGACGGTGTGCATGGGATGTTTATTAATGCTACATAGTTTTATCAAAATCTCCAAGTCCAGGAAGCCGCAAGATTTCTATTCTTTTGAGGTGAAGGACGCCAAAGGGAGAAGCGTTTCTTTGGAGAGATACCGAGGCAAA GCGTCTCTGGTTGTCAACGTGGCGAGCCACAGCGAACACACTGAGATGAACTATCGCTCTCTGCAAGAGCTGCACCGGGAATTGGGTACGTCCCATTTCAACGTCCTGGCGTTTCCCTGCGGCCAGTTCGGGGAGACCGAGATGGGGGCCAGCCGGGACATCGAGGCCTACGCCAAGAACAACTATGGCGTCACCTTCACCATCTTCAGTAAGGTCAAAATCATGGGTTCGGAGGCGGAGCCAGCCTTCAAATTCATAACAG ATTCTGTGAAGAAGGTTCCGAAGTGGAACTTCTGGAAGTTCCTGGTGAACCCAGAAGGCCAGGTGGTGAGGTTCTGGAAGGCAGAGGAGCCCGTCGACAGCGTTCGTCAGGAGGCCATAACCATGGTGCGTCAGATTATTCTAAAGAAAAGGACAGAGCTCTGA